From the genome of Segatella hominis, one region includes:
- a CDS encoding clostripain-related cysteine peptidase, whose product MLKYILVSLTVNLVLSCLFVGLLNLIGFLDRADFQECFSIMFIIMTIRSGFDYYFNKKKRRIGTKPILLYLITYANLFCSCEQETPILIQKDKTIIFYVVADNDLYNSSIEFMKQFEDFPDAENVNLLFVWATPDEMKLFRLEQDGLICIKEYGKINPLNSETMSCIISNLRHSFPSKETGLILWSHALGWLPNDFLSSRSFGLANGKTMSIPQLAMSLKDSFNYIIFDACYMPNIEVVAYFQQKCHYLLASPIIVPTDGIIDSVSTKTLVSSLPLKERLIEVGRHYLHKYEERECKNHISISLIDLSQYSNVRKLCREIPRLEINETNLFVYKFRYIDIFFDWVTLMKSAKIDTSHINDFIVFHGNSEQEERDYGLSVFVPTSSNVDYQYAYKQTVWNTEVNWLDKFK is encoded by the coding sequence ATGTTAAAGTATATACTGGTTTCATTAACTGTAAATCTAGTTCTATCATGTTTATTTGTGGGGTTATTAAATCTCATAGGATTTTTGGATCGAGCTGATTTTCAAGAATGCTTTTCTATAATGTTTATAATAATGACAATTAGGAGTGGTTTTGATTATTATTTCAATAAAAAAAAAAGAAGGATAGGTACAAAGCCTATCCTCCTTTATCTAATTACATATGCAAACTTATTTTGTAGTTGTGAACAAGAAACTCCTATTTTAATACAAAAAGATAAGACTATTATATTTTATGTTGTTGCAGACAATGATTTATATAACTCTTCTATAGAGTTTATGAAGCAATTTGAAGATTTTCCTGATGCGGAGAATGTTAATTTATTATTTGTTTGGGCTACACCTGATGAAATGAAACTATTTAGATTGGAGCAGGATGGATTGATATGCATAAAGGAGTATGGAAAAATCAATCCTCTCAATTCTGAAACAATGTCTTGTATCATATCAAATTTAAGGCATAGTTTCCCTTCAAAAGAAACTGGGCTAATTTTATGGTCTCATGCTTTAGGTTGGTTGCCAAATGATTTCCTTTCTTCTCGAAGTTTTGGGCTTGCTAATGGTAAAACAATGAGTATTCCACAGTTAGCGATGTCGTTGAAAGACAGTTTCAATTATATTATTTTTGATGCTTGCTATATGCCCAATATTGAAGTTGTGGCTTATTTTCAACAAAAGTGTCATTATTTGTTAGCTTCTCCTATAATTGTACCAACAGATGGTATAATTGATAGTGTTAGCACCAAAACTTTGGTTTCTAGTTTGCCATTAAAGGAGCGTTTAATAGAAGTTGGACGTCATTATCTTCATAAATATGAAGAGAGAGAATGTAAAAATCATATTTCTATTAGTCTTATTGATTTGAGCCAATATTCAAATGTAAGAAAGTTATGCAGAGAGATACCTCGTCTTGAAATTAATGAAACGAATTTATTTGTATATAAGTTTCGGTATATAGATATTTTCTTTGACTGGGTGACTTTAATGAAGAGTGCGAAAATTGATACATCACACATTAATGACTTTATTGTATTTCATGGCAATTCTGAACAGGAGGAAAGAGATTATGGCTTATCTGTCTTTGTGCCAACTTCGTCAAATGTTGATTACCAATATGCTTATAAGCAAACTGTTTGGAATACAGAAGTTAATTGGTTGGACAAGTTTAAGTGA
- a CDS encoding tetratricopeptide repeat protein translates to MKEKVIFLLLIIMLLASCAGNRKYDDLMKRADSIMDADDDSAKVAIRMLDGIKPQLPEFSQSQKMRYELLRHKAMNKACITFTSDSVMKEVVDYYDHHGSANERMLANYVLGCVYRDMHEAPMALEYYNKATEQADTTAADCDYGTLYRVYSQMGFLFSKQYLLYQELNAFDKAEKYAYLEKDTFNAIVNYQNQGEVYDFLGKKDSAIAINLQAAKLFKKHGNDYAAAIAFGCNYKYYIEKKDFINAKKAFEAYNSTGYEGNSNYEDAKAYVLCLKGTYYMFTGQLDSACYILQQSLKFCKSFSNKAATTKALAHYYAKVNQPSLAMKYALQSSEYNDSDLIGARKTQLQQVQAMYDYGRNQEIARMAEQKAKRSTQMNYMIVFACVILFLFLSYIYRKQLALKKKRIAASKLVYEDCLLKLKRLQEEKAQLVAENDKKLTQIITEKENAISKLEAEIHNIQNKYSLSSMSDTDLILKDSSIYKKIKCIEMHPKEEMYEEDWRKLADTIEEVIPNFIPMLKNQVSYRDYRICLLIRLGISASLMARLLNLSDAAISKSRKTMLKKICDKEGKPKEFDEYVLHIQ, encoded by the coding sequence ATGAAAGAAAAGGTCATATTTTTATTGTTAATCATCATGCTTCTTGCATCTTGTGCAGGAAACAGGAAGTATGATGATTTGATGAAGCGGGCAGATAGCATCATGGATGCAGATGACGACTCAGCGAAGGTTGCCATCCGGATGCTTGATGGAATAAAGCCCCAGCTACCAGAGTTTTCCCAATCGCAAAAAATGCGCTATGAGTTGTTGCGTCATAAGGCGATGAACAAGGCTTGCATCACGTTCACATCTGATAGCGTGATGAAGGAAGTGGTGGATTATTATGACCATCATGGTTCGGCTAACGAGCGTATGCTTGCCAACTATGTCTTGGGCTGCGTGTACCGGGATATGCATGAGGCACCAATGGCATTGGAGTATTATAATAAAGCGACGGAGCAAGCCGATACCACTGCCGCAGATTGTGACTATGGCACGCTTTATAGAGTATACAGCCAGATGGGTTTTCTCTTTAGTAAGCAATATTTACTTTATCAAGAGTTGAATGCTTTTGATAAGGCGGAGAAGTATGCCTATTTGGAAAAGGACACCTTCAATGCTATCGTGAATTACCAAAATCAAGGAGAAGTCTATGATTTTTTAGGAAAAAAAGATTCGGCTATTGCTATAAATTTACAGGCAGCGAAGTTGTTTAAAAAACATGGCAACGATTATGCAGCAGCCATTGCTTTTGGATGTAATTACAAATATTATATTGAAAAGAAAGATTTTATTAATGCAAAGAAAGCTTTTGAGGCTTACAACTCTACAGGATATGAAGGCAATTCTAATTATGAAGATGCCAAAGCTTACGTGTTGTGTCTAAAAGGAACATACTATATGTTTACTGGTCAGTTAGATTCTGCTTGTTATATTTTACAGCAGAGTCTTAAGTTTTGCAAGTCATTTAGCAATAAAGCTGCAACAACAAAAGCATTGGCTCATTATTATGCAAAAGTTAACCAACCATCCTTGGCTATGAAGTATGCTTTGCAAAGTTCTGAGTATAATGACTCTGACTTGATAGGAGCCAGAAAAACTCAGTTACAGCAAGTTCAAGCCATGTACGATTATGGTAGAAATCAAGAAATAGCAAGAATGGCTGAGCAGAAAGCGAAACGAAGTACACAAATGAACTATATGATTGTTTTTGCTTGCGTCATTTTGTTCTTATTCCTTTCTTATATTTATAGAAAGCAGCTAGCTCTCAAGAAAAAGAGAATAGCAGCTTCAAAGCTGGTGTATGAGGACTGCTTGCTTAAACTTAAAAGGTTACAGGAAGAAAAAGCTCAACTTGTAGCAGAAAACGATAAAAAACTAACTCAAATTATAACAGAGAAAGAAAATGCAATCAGTAAATTAGAGGCTGAGATACATAATATACAAAACAAATACTCATTATCTTCGATGTCCGATACAGATTTAATTTTAAAAGATTCTTCCATTTACAAAAAAATTAAATGTATAGAAATGCATCCTAAGGAAGAAATGTATGAGGAGGATTGGAGGAAATTAGCTGATACGATAGAGGAAGTAATTCCTAACTTTATTCCAATGTTGAAGAATCAAGTCAGCTATAGAGATTATAGAATCTGCTTACTGATTAGACTTGGAATCTCTGCATCATTAATGGCAAGATTGTTAAATCTATCTGATGCAGCAATCTCAAAAAGCAGGAAAACGATGTTGAAAAAAATATGTGATAAGGAAGGTAAACCTAAGGAATTTGATGAATATGTTCTACATATCCAATAA